The following coding sequences are from one Verrucomicrobiia bacterium window:
- a CDS encoding type II secretion system protein, translating into MSIGNAAAAGGSGRGWLETQQDRSVHRSRREAAFSLIEMIGLMAVLTILSLALVPALIRGYDRLARDREDRALETLSEGLRTHVLRFQEVPHPTNFPGLLAVAVGWREGAVLTNSRGQARRFLVDPAVTNTLPIPFTQTQMGVAADIEPALGIILMSSVGEPLPAGILTGLASSTAAFSNIWNAPEGSIPAGWVWSGRGEDLRIRRLALDNLFVPLVLNYGTILVAGTNQGRFTIGNSTTNILPTTPSFSASYIKGTVLGLHHHAGTVNTLQVREVLQHPVSFAYEGDAWRGQLFLGRGLRLTSGLDLQAAHDVFVASPLNVNAKGNPQATPVIVVNTLSNYMKNFVAWRDAGYPAKHATRTAVSDSQTAMKTASVNLLHKPEAPGP; encoded by the coding sequence ATGAGCATCGGGAACGCGGCGGCAGCGGGAGGATCGGGTCGGGGTTGGCTGGAGACCCAGCAGGATCGGAGCGTGCATCGGAGTCGGAGGGAGGCGGCGTTTTCGCTGATCGAGATGATCGGCCTGATGGCGGTGCTCACCATACTGAGCCTGGCGCTGGTGCCGGCCCTGATCCGCGGGTATGACCGGCTGGCCCGGGACCGGGAGGATCGGGCACTGGAGACGCTATCGGAAGGATTGCGGACGCATGTGCTGCGATTCCAGGAGGTGCCGCATCCGACCAACTTCCCGGGGCTCCTCGCGGTGGCTGTCGGGTGGCGGGAGGGGGCGGTATTGACCAACAGCCGGGGGCAGGCGAGGCGGTTCCTGGTGGATCCGGCGGTGACCAACACCCTGCCGATTCCCTTCACCCAGACCCAGATGGGGGTGGCGGCGGACATCGAGCCCGCGCTGGGCATCATCCTGATGTCGAGCGTCGGCGAACCGCTGCCGGCGGGCATCCTGACCGGCCTTGCCTCGAGCACGGCGGCGTTCTCGAACATCTGGAATGCGCCTGAGGGATCCATCCCGGCGGGGTGGGTCTGGTCCGGGCGCGGCGAGGACTTGAGGATACGGCGGCTGGCGCTGGACAACCTCTTCGTACCATTGGTGCTGAACTATGGAACCATCCTGGTGGCGGGGACGAATCAGGGGCGGTTCACCATCGGCAACTCGACGACCAACATCCTGCCAACCACGCCATCGTTTTCGGCCAGTTACATCAAGGGAACCGTTCTTGGACTGCACCATCATGCGGGGACGGTGAACACACTTCAGGTCCGCGAGGTGCTTCAGCATCCGGTGTCGTTCGCGTACGAGGGGGATGCCTGGCGGGGTCAGTTGTTTCTCGGGCGCGGACTCCGGTTGACTTCGGGGCTGGATCTCCAGGCGGCGCACGACGTGTTTGTGGCGTCTCCGCTGAACGTGAATGCCAAGGGAAATCCGCAGGCCACACCGGTGATCGTGGTCAACACGCTGAGCAATTACATGAAGAACTTCGTCGCCTGGCGGGACGCCGGCTATCCCGCCAAGCATGCCACCCGAACCGCGGTCTCCGACTCCCAGACCGCCATGAAGACTGCCTCGGTCAATCTGCTCCACAAGCCCGAGGCCCCCGGCCCGTAA
- a CDS encoding CvpA family protein yields MNAIDAVMVAALVLAGYGGYQRGLGAMLWPAMRWLTIPLAGALLCVPLGGPLGQTLGLSAGAAHWFAYVAVAAAVLLAVSLLERRVADRVSATAPWGEGDAVLGAAAGVLGGVGLIFMTLALLNPAPAGLVDWQPQEMAGDEAVSALFGAIAGTLRRLVLEESWVGEMVRTHVSGGLVPATAP; encoded by the coding sequence GTGAATGCCATCGATGCGGTGATGGTGGCCGCCCTGGTTCTGGCGGGGTACGGAGGCTATCAGCGCGGTCTGGGCGCAATGCTCTGGCCCGCCATGAGGTGGCTGACGATTCCGCTGGCCGGGGCGCTGCTGTGTGTGCCGCTTGGCGGGCCGCTCGGGCAGACTCTTGGACTCTCAGCGGGTGCGGCCCACTGGTTTGCCTATGTCGCCGTGGCCGCTGCGGTGCTGCTTGCGGTGAGCCTGCTGGAGCGGCGGGTGGCGGACCGGGTTTCCGCCACGGCGCCGTGGGGCGAGGGGGATGCGGTTCTTGGGGCCGCAGCCGGAGTGCTGGGCGGGGTCGGATTGATCTTCATGACGCTGGCGCTGCTGAACCCGGCGCCGGCCGGATTGGTGGACTGGCAACCGCAGGAGATGGCCGGGGACGAGGCAGTGTCGGCGCTGTTCGGTGCCATTGCCGGCACGCTGCGCCGGCTGGTGCTCGAGGAATCGTGGGTGGGAGAGATGGTGCGGACGCATGTGTCCGGGGGACTGGTGCCGGCGACGGCGCCATGA
- a CDS encoding secretin N-terminal domain-containing protein, which produces MRGLRKGYDAERCQQRTKGIRKGLELIAKRADEESMRACPSPMKLIRFDASRRCEAVRSVLAVVRLGVWLAAAHGVAVSASVSNWRPPSQTGPSTSRVQPAKGAVALAQPVERPAATVPLPQPRPVETVINAVEVTDESGDWEGAGSPLIILPADAETPEPVTRQSGGRALYSFSATELDLKAALAMFARANGLNIVPDRDVSGPVTVELRDLPLERVMQALLEAYDYVWMEDDGLIRVRARQTQEYWIDYLRLSRSGMGVSSANLASGMGGGGGGGGGGGGGGGGGSGGSSVNLTADNAINFWTELREELSRLLTPDGRDTMAINMTAGIIQITDRPSALKRVNRYLESLSGSVARQVEIHARIFDVTLRDQFQFGINWQHAAEAFGGVATMGGSSIVTAPVGGVPMKNGSFNFLFQGNDTTVLLDALQEQGTVNVVSQPRIRVVNNQTAMIKVGTETPFFTSRTTFLPGNTAGSTTQLQEDAVSTITIGTILAITPQISSNDWVTLDIAPVLTSLVETRTSPSETTTAPVLDIKQASTLVRVRNGATVIIGGLMQDEHARTVRKVPVVGDIPLLGHLFRGRVESTSKKELVISITPVIVD; this is translated from the coding sequence ATGAGAGGGTTGCGGAAGGGGTACGACGCCGAGCGATGCCAACAAAGAACCAAGGGAATACGGAAGGGACTGGAGTTGATTGCGAAACGCGCCGATGAGGAATCCATGAGGGCCTGCCCTTCGCCCATGAAGCTCATTCGATTTGATGCATCGCGACGTTGTGAGGCGGTTCGATCCGTCCTCGCGGTCGTGCGCCTGGGTGTCTGGCTCGCAGCGGCCCATGGAGTCGCGGTGTCGGCGTCCGTCTCCAACTGGCGTCCGCCATCCCAGACCGGACCGTCCACCTCCCGGGTGCAGCCCGCGAAGGGGGCGGTGGCGCTGGCGCAACCGGTCGAACGGCCTGCCGCGACCGTCCCGCTCCCGCAGCCGCGCCCGGTCGAGACGGTGATCAACGCGGTGGAAGTGACTGACGAGTCCGGGGATTGGGAGGGGGCCGGGTCGCCATTGATCATTCTACCCGCGGATGCGGAGACGCCGGAGCCGGTGACGCGGCAGTCGGGGGGGAGGGCGTTGTATTCGTTCAGCGCGACAGAGCTCGACCTGAAGGCCGCCCTGGCGATGTTCGCGCGGGCCAACGGGCTGAACATCGTGCCCGACCGCGACGTGTCGGGACCGGTCACGGTGGAACTGCGTGACCTGCCGTTGGAACGTGTGATGCAGGCGCTTCTCGAGGCTTACGATTACGTGTGGATGGAGGACGACGGACTCATCCGGGTGCGGGCGCGTCAGACGCAGGAGTACTGGATCGACTATCTGCGGTTGTCGCGGTCCGGCATGGGGGTGAGTTCCGCGAACCTCGCTTCGGGAATGGGCGGGGGTGGAGGCGGGGGCGGGGGCGGGGGCGGGGGTGGCGGAGGAGGGAGTGGCGGATCGTCCGTCAATCTGACCGCCGACAACGCCATCAACTTCTGGACCGAACTGAGGGAGGAACTGTCCCGGCTGCTGACCCCCGACGGGCGCGACACGATGGCGATCAACATGACGGCGGGGATCATCCAGATCACCGACCGTCCTTCGGCGTTGAAGCGGGTGAACCGGTATCTCGAGAGCCTGTCGGGTTCGGTGGCGCGGCAGGTCGAGATCCATGCCCGGATTTTCGATGTCACGCTGCGGGACCAGTTCCAGTTCGGCATCAACTGGCAGCACGCGGCCGAGGCATTCGGGGGTGTGGCCACGATGGGCGGATCGTCGATCGTGACGGCGCCGGTCGGCGGTGTGCCGATGAAGAACGGTTCGTTCAACTTCCTGTTTCAGGGCAACGACACCACGGTGCTGCTCGACGCCCTGCAGGAGCAGGGAACGGTCAATGTGGTGTCGCAGCCGCGGATCCGGGTGGTGAACAACCAGACGGCGATGATCAAGGTGGGGACGGAGACGCCGTTCTTCACGAGCCGGACGACCTTCCTTCCCGGGAACACCGCGGGCAGCACGACGCAGCTTCAGGAGGATGCCGTCTCGACGATCACGATCGGAACGATCCTGGCCATCACGCCGCAGATCTCGAGCAACGACTGGGTGACACTCGATATTGCGCCGGTGCTGACCAGCCTGGTGGAGACACGAACGTCGCCGAGCGAGACCACGACCGCTCCCGTGCTCGATATCAAGCAGGCCTCGACGCTGGTCCGGGTGCGGAACGGGGCGACGGTGATCATCGGAGGGCTGATGCAGGACGAGCATGCCCGGACGGTGCGGAAGGTGCCGGTGGTGGGTGACATTCCGCTGCTGGGTCATCTGTTCCGGGGCCGGGTGGAATCGACTTCCAAGAAGGAACTGGTGATCTCGATCACCCCTGTGATCGTTGACTGA
- a CDS encoding prepilin-type N-terminal cleavage/methylation domain-containing protein, translated as MRLKTQRIQKKARGGFTLVEMIGVLAIIAILASLLIPRVFQAIGDSKISNAATTCNSIKAAVNEYYGKHGLIAGPGGTSLTFTNGISEDWDLTTLVAEGVAEKPFSVRIGNGQIGSANNGSRLRVIQIGANVATNAPVATDMDAGTYALDGSDVNRVIGSLVVEAVIVGVDHQDAKSLNDRLDGPTLGEPLVDSGGSPLPDLKGRVKYTTPDAGGKVDVHIYLAHR; from the coding sequence ATGAGACTGAAAACCCAACGTATCCAGAAGAAAGCCCGGGGCGGCTTTACGCTCGTCGAAATGATCGGCGTGCTGGCCATCATCGCCATCCTCGCCTCCCTCCTCATCCCCCGCGTCTTCCAGGCCATCGGGGATTCCAAAATCAGCAACGCCGCCACCACCTGCAACAGCATCAAGGCCGCGGTGAATGAGTACTATGGGAAACATGGCTTGATTGCAGGGCCTGGAGGGACGTCGCTCACATTCACAAACGGCATTTCAGAGGACTGGGACCTGACCACTCTGGTAGCCGAAGGCGTTGCCGAGAAGCCCTTTTCGGTTCGAATTGGGAATGGGCAAATTGGCTCTGCGAATAACGGATCGCGACTCCGTGTAATACAGATTGGTGCAAATGTTGCAACCAATGCCCCAGTTGCCACAGACATGGACGCTGGAACCTATGCCTTGGATGGATCGGATGTGAATCGCGTGATCGGATCGCTAGTCGTTGAAGCGGTCATCGTGGGTGTGGATCACCAAGACGCGAAGTCGCTCAATGATCGCCTTGATGGTCCAACGCTTGGCGAGCCGTTGGTGGATAGTGGTGGAAGTCCTCTTCCGGACCTGAAAGGCCGAGTTAAATACACGACCCCGGATGCGGGCGGCAAGGTCGACGTCCACATTTACCTAGCCCATCGCTGA
- the hypA gene encoding hydrogenase maturation nickel metallochaperone HypA: MHEASLMKTALDLALSQAAAQGARRVHRLGMRVGDLSGVVPDALQFAFEALSLGSAAEGARLDIERVAPRYACDTCGAEFDPAEELLPECPHCGALGGRLCRGLELELTSLEIS; this comes from the coding sequence ATGCATGAGGCAAGCCTCATGAAAACCGCATTGGACCTGGCCCTCTCCCAGGCCGCCGCCCAGGGCGCCCGGCGCGTTCACCGCCTCGGCATGCGCGTCGGAGACCTCAGTGGGGTCGTCCCCGACGCCCTTCAATTCGCCTTCGAAGCCCTCTCCCTGGGAAGCGCCGCCGAAGGGGCGCGCCTCGACATCGAACGCGTCGCCCCGCGCTACGCCTGCGACACTTGCGGTGCCGAGTTCGATCCGGCCGAGGAACTCCTTCCCGAATGTCCCCATTGCGGCGCCCTGGGAGGCCGCCTCTGCCGGGGACTCGAACTCGAACTGACCTCCCTGGAGATCTCGTGA
- a CDS encoding SDR family oxidoreductase: MAAQPLEGRVALVTGSSTGLGRAIAFGLGAAGARVALNYARTEERAVTTLREFRQAGHIGELFRADVTDAAEVERLVAECGEVLGPVDILVVNATCEQPQLGIEEYDWGFFQRMLDYFVKSPVLLVRACLPHWREQRWGRLIQIGSEVVARGVPRFTAYVAAKGGQNGLHRSLATELAPDGITVNMIAPGWIPVERHADDSPEAKASYLAGVPAGRWGVPDDVAAAAVFLAGDGAGFVTGQTLHVNGGVTVS, translated from the coding sequence ATGGCGGCACAACCCCTGGAGGGTCGGGTGGCGTTGGTGACGGGAAGCTCGACGGGGTTGGGACGGGCGATCGCCTTCGGACTGGGGGCGGCCGGGGCGCGGGTGGCGCTGAATTATGCGCGAACCGAGGAACGGGCGGTGACGACGTTGCGCGAGTTCCGGCAGGCGGGGCACATCGGGGAGCTGTTCCGGGCCGATGTCACGGACGCGGCCGAGGTGGAGCGGTTGGTTGCGGAGTGTGGGGAGGTCCTGGGGCCCGTGGATATCCTGGTGGTCAATGCCACCTGCGAGCAGCCGCAGTTGGGGATCGAGGAATACGACTGGGGCTTCTTCCAGCGGATGCTGGATTACTTCGTGAAAAGTCCCGTCCTGCTGGTCCGCGCCTGTCTGCCGCACTGGCGGGAACAGCGCTGGGGGCGCCTGATCCAGATCGGGTCGGAGGTGGTGGCCCGAGGGGTGCCGAGGTTCACGGCGTATGTGGCGGCCAAGGGCGGTCAGAACGGACTTCATCGCAGTCTGGCCACCGAACTCGCCCCGGATGGCATCACGGTGAACATGATCGCCCCGGGCTGGATCCCGGTGGAACGGCATGCCGACGATTCGCCCGAGGCGAAGGCGTCGTATCTCGCCGGGGTGCCGGCCGGCCGTTGGGGAGTGCCGGACGATGTGGCGGCCGCGGCGGTGTTCCTGGCAGGGGACGGGGCCGGGTTTGTCACCGGGCAGACGCTCCATGTGAATGGGGGGGTGACGGTGAGTTGA
- a CDS encoding type II secretion system F family protein, which translates to MQTFAYQGIDQDGKTVNGQLAARDEASLEERLRAMGLWLVSAKAEKGKDAKASSLTRWGMGSGGGRRELIDFATLMSFQLRVGVPMMQSLEIAAADCANPRFKATIGELKRLVESGESLADGMARFPRVFASQFTSLIRAAESSGTVPEAFLELKRYLEWQEQIMADIRQATIYPAIVFAVVCLFVLVLFTFVVPQFVQLLTVAKVGLPLITRVVFSLSDVAKATWWIWMAAFIVVPVSVQIARAKSKRFDLAFDRAKFGLPVFGELNHMLVISRLAHNLAVLYRSGISIVNAIKLCKDLVGSSLVAEALDDIAQRVEAGEVISDSMRRHPVFPQLLIRMVAMGERSGSLDTSLENVASYYNVLIPRRIKKVFSIMEPALILFLVGVVGTVALAIFLPIISLMGALN; encoded by the coding sequence ATGCAGACCTTCGCGTACCAGGGCATCGACCAGGACGGAAAGACCGTGAACGGGCAGCTTGCGGCGCGGGACGAGGCGAGTCTTGAAGAGCGGCTGCGGGCGATGGGGCTTTGGCTGGTCTCGGCGAAGGCGGAGAAGGGGAAGGACGCGAAGGCCTCGAGCCTGACGCGGTGGGGGATGGGGAGCGGCGGGGGACGACGCGAGCTGATCGATTTCGCGACCCTGATGAGTTTCCAGCTCCGGGTCGGGGTGCCGATGATGCAGTCGCTGGAGATTGCGGCGGCCGACTGTGCGAACCCGCGGTTCAAGGCCACCATTGGGGAACTCAAGCGGCTGGTGGAATCGGGGGAATCGCTGGCGGACGGGATGGCGCGGTTTCCGCGGGTGTTCGCCTCGCAGTTCACGAGTCTGATCCGGGCGGCGGAGAGCAGCGGGACGGTGCCGGAGGCGTTTCTGGAGCTGAAACGGTATCTCGAGTGGCAGGAACAGATCATGGCGGACATCCGCCAGGCGACGATTTATCCGGCCATTGTGTTTGCGGTGGTGTGTTTGTTCGTCCTGGTGCTGTTCACCTTCGTGGTGCCGCAGTTCGTGCAACTGCTGACGGTGGCCAAGGTGGGGTTGCCGCTGATCACGCGGGTGGTGTTTTCGTTGAGCGACGTGGCGAAGGCGACGTGGTGGATCTGGATGGCGGCGTTCATCGTGGTGCCCGTCTCGGTGCAGATTGCGCGGGCGAAGTCGAAGCGGTTCGATCTGGCATTCGACCGGGCGAAGTTCGGGCTGCCGGTGTTCGGGGAATTGAACCACATGCTGGTGATCTCGCGCCTGGCGCACAACCTGGCGGTGCTTTACCGGTCGGGCATCTCGATCGTGAACGCGATCAAGCTGTGCAAGGACCTGGTGGGCAGTTCGCTGGTGGCGGAGGCGCTGGACGACATCGCGCAGCGGGTCGAGGCCGGCGAGGTCATCAGCGACTCGATGCGGCGTCACCCGGTGTTTCCCCAACTGCTCATCCGGATGGTGGCGATGGGGGAACGGAGCGGGAGCCTGGACACCTCGCTGGAGAACGTGGCGAGTTACTACAACGTGCTGATTCCGCGCCGGATCAAGAAGGTGTTCAGCATCATGGAACCGGCGTTGATTCTCTTCTTGGTGGGGGTGGTGGGGACGGTGGCGCTGGCGATTTTCCTTCCGATCATCTCACTCATGGGAGCCTTGAACTGA
- a CDS encoding type II secretion system protein translates to MNSQKGKAPYSGTVGWGEGVRSGLVRTRGFTLIELIGVMSILTILASAVTLNVVAQMKRAARETEARNLETMRDALRDRILRTKQIGTPNQWAQAIADELAIPLVHANETRLGYARRFLVDPGLQIGNIMTGGVTLPYTQGMHGSIEPVNGRVMLISTLGAPLPGATNQAAFNAAWNSVEGQVPAGWTNWTGLGEDLWIQRMDLRSLFRRVVFNNMDPDNVAPFAVAGAPTFLIQGNPTAQTMVRIPAGQRHEAWFLETSGIRLHFADETLQAQEYVREDISYVFENGRWSRYLNYGKRPPLSGFGLLAENFRQSPMPPNSKFGANAQAVVEEVFTYLYTYGFWATGEPPYSVPFDNGGSTSDQQVPAYQALLGAQSRLDWISGNLIN, encoded by the coding sequence ATGAACTCACAGAAGGGCAAGGCCCCGTACAGCGGCACCGTGGGGTGGGGTGAGGGGGTCCGATCGGGGTTGGTGCGGACCCGGGGGTTCACGCTGATCGAACTGATCGGGGTAATGTCGATCCTGACGATCCTGGCGTCGGCGGTGACCTTGAACGTGGTGGCGCAGATGAAGCGGGCGGCGCGGGAGACCGAGGCTCGGAATCTGGAGACCATGCGGGATGCGCTGCGGGACCGGATACTCAGGACGAAGCAGATCGGGACGCCGAACCAGTGGGCCCAGGCCATTGCGGATGAACTGGCAATTCCCCTGGTGCATGCGAACGAGACCCGGCTCGGGTATGCGCGGCGGTTCCTGGTCGATCCCGGACTGCAGATTGGGAACATCATGACGGGTGGCGTGACCCTTCCCTACACGCAGGGGATGCATGGATCGATCGAGCCGGTGAACGGGCGGGTGATGCTGATCTCGACGTTGGGTGCGCCGCTTCCGGGGGCGACCAACCAGGCGGCGTTCAATGCGGCGTGGAACTCGGTGGAGGGCCAGGTCCCGGCGGGGTGGACCAACTGGACGGGGCTGGGGGAGGACCTGTGGATCCAGCGGATGGATCTGCGCAGTCTCTTTCGGCGGGTGGTGTTCAACAACATGGACCCGGACAATGTCGCGCCGTTCGCGGTGGCCGGGGCGCCGACCTTCCTGATTCAGGGGAATCCGACGGCCCAGACCATGGTCCGGATTCCGGCGGGACAGCGGCACGAGGCGTGGTTTCTGGAGACCAGCGGCATCCGGCTGCATTTCGCCGACGAGACCCTGCAGGCGCAGGAGTATGTCCGGGAGGACATCAGTTATGTCTTCGAGAACGGGCGGTGGAGCCGATATCTCAACTATGGGAAGCGGCCGCCGCTGTCGGGGTTCGGATTGCTGGCGGAGAATTTCCGGCAGTCGCCGATGCCGCCGAACTCGAAGTTCGGGGCCAATGCCCAGGCGGTGGTGGAGGAGGTGTTCACGTATCTGTACACCTACGGGTTCTGGGCGACGGGCGAGCCTCCGTACAGCGTGCCGTTCGACAATGGCGGGAGCACCAGTGACCAGCAGGTGCCGGCGTACCAGGCGCTTCTGGGGGCGCAGTCCCGGCTCGATTGGATTTCGGGCAATCTCATCAACTGA
- the tadA gene encoding Flp pilus assembly complex ATPase component TadA: MAAALPMPATSSTDLGNRLIASGLINETQLDLATREQRRKGQPLSKVLVDLGLVPAEKISDYLAQAAQSRRVHFHQIKLDRAVTDLVPRDLARRFKAVPIAQYNGTLTVAMADPSNVVAIDHLGQLTGKHIDVVTATERDILNALDRLDAEGASIQQAIDQIIEDQARDAKAVPVATLETGATTDDEAPTIRLVSQIIERAIEIGASDIHFEPEERLMRIRVRIDGVLHPDVLIPKALQALVASRMKILADLDVSETRVPQDGRATVTVGRRQVNLRVSSLPTTYGESIVARILNPGTGLARLTQLGLPPDAAKILKDAMDQPHGVVIVTGPTGSGKTTTLYAVLNEISSTELSIFTLEDPVEIRMAGVRQTQIKDDIGLTFSAGLRSLLRQDPDVILVGETRDVETAQLMIRAALTGHLVFSTLHTNDAPGAIPRLLDMGVEPFLLPDSLLAVLAQRLVRKLCPKCKEPVGDPERVFQEVGVPVPEKGPLQLWRNVGCETCSGTGFKGRQGIFELMQIDHRFHDPIVRRAGAHEFARLAREGGMATMFEDGLRVAMEGTTTIQELLRVTRMGGH, encoded by the coding sequence GTGGCTGCCGCCCTGCCAATGCCGGCGACGTCTTCGACCGATCTGGGCAACCGCCTGATCGCGTCGGGACTGATCAACGAGACGCAGCTTGATCTCGCGACGCGCGAGCAGCGGCGGAAGGGCCAGCCGTTGTCGAAGGTCCTGGTGGATCTGGGGCTGGTTCCGGCGGAGAAGATTTCCGATTACCTGGCGCAGGCGGCGCAGTCGCGCCGGGTTCATTTTCATCAGATCAAGCTGGATCGCGCGGTCACCGACCTGGTGCCGCGCGATCTGGCGCGCCGGTTCAAGGCGGTCCCGATCGCCCAGTACAACGGGACGCTGACGGTGGCGATGGCGGACCCGTCGAACGTCGTCGCGATCGACCATCTGGGTCAGCTCACGGGGAAGCACATCGACGTCGTCACGGCGACGGAGAGGGACATTCTCAACGCGCTGGACCGGCTCGATGCGGAGGGGGCCAGCATCCAGCAGGCCATCGATCAGATCATCGAGGATCAGGCGCGGGATGCGAAGGCGGTGCCGGTGGCGACGCTGGAGACGGGGGCGACGACCGACGACGAGGCGCCGACGATCCGTTTGGTGAGCCAGATCATCGAGCGGGCGATCGAGATCGGGGCCAGCGACATTCATTTCGAGCCCGAGGAGCGGCTGATGCGGATCCGGGTGCGGATCGACGGCGTGCTGCATCCGGACGTGCTGATTCCGAAGGCGCTGCAGGCGCTGGTGGCGTCGCGCATGAAGATCCTGGCGGACCTGGACGTGTCGGAGACGCGGGTGCCGCAGGACGGGCGGGCGACGGTGACGGTGGGACGGAGGCAGGTGAACCTGCGGGTGTCGAGTCTGCCGACCACGTATGGCGAGAGCATCGTGGCGCGGATTCTGAATCCGGGGACGGGATTGGCGCGGCTCACGCAGCTTGGGTTGCCGCCGGATGCGGCGAAGATCCTGAAGGACGCGATGGATCAGCCGCACGGGGTGGTCATCGTGACCGGGCCGACGGGGAGCGGGAAGACCACGACGCTGTATGCGGTGCTGAACGAGATCAGCTCGACCGAGCTGAGCATTTTCACGTTGGAGGATCCGGTGGAGATCCGGATGGCGGGGGTACGGCAGACGCAGATCAAGGACGACATCGGGCTGACGTTCAGTGCGGGGTTGCGATCGCTGCTGCGACAGGATCCGGACGTGATTCTGGTGGGGGAGACGCGGGATGTGGAGACGGCGCAGTTGATGATCCGGGCGGCGCTGACGGGGCATCTGGTGTTTTCGACGCTGCACACCAACGACGCGCCCGGGGCGATTCCGCGGTTGCTGGACATGGGGGTTGAGCCGTTTCTGCTGCCGGACAGCCTCCTGGCGGTGCTGGCGCAGCGGTTGGTGCGGAAGCTGTGTCCGAAGTGCAAGGAACCGGTGGGCGATCCGGAGCGGGTATTCCAGGAGGTTGGGGTGCCGGTGCCGGAGAAGGGGCCGCTGCAGTTGTGGCGGAACGTGGGGTGCGAGACGTGCAGCGGGACGGGGTTCAAGGGGCGGCAGGGGATCTTCGAACTGATGCAGATCGACCATCGGTTTCACGATCCGATCGTGCGGCGGGCGGGGGCGCATGAATTTGCGCGGCTGGCACGGGAGGGCGGGATGGCGACGATGTTTGAAGACGGCTTAAGAGTGGCGATGGAAGGGACGACAACCATTCAGGAGCTTTTGCGGGTGACCCGCATGGGCGGGCATTGA
- the hypB gene encoding hydrogenase nickel incorporation protein HypB: MCQDCGCGLPLPTPNPGSPAHEATGPSPPHSHDHPHSHDHPHSHDHPHSHDHPHEPTVAGNAASPTPSSEAARHIPILRSLLERNERFAERNRGFFRAKRLLVLNVVSAPGSGKTELIEKTAVALRPALRVGAIVGDLATDHDAQRLRAASVPVVQIATGTLCHLEAEMVGRAADSMDLDALDLLVIENVGNLVCPASYDLGEHLRVVLLSVTEGEDKPLKYPPLFHSAQAALITKLDLADAVGFDRQLARSNLERVSHHAQRFEVSARTGAGMDAWTTYLAEQHRALRG; the protein is encoded by the coding sequence ATGTGCCAGGACTGCGGCTGCGGCCTTCCCCTTCCCACCCCGAACCCCGGATCGCCCGCCCACGAAGCGACCGGCCCGTCTCCACCCCATTCCCACGATCACCCCCATTCCCACGATCACCCCCATTCCCACGATCACCCCCATTCCCACGATCACCCTCACGAGCCCACCGTCGCTGGCAATGCCGCCAGTCCAACCCCGTCCTCCGAAGCGGCCCGACACATCCCCATCCTCCGTTCGCTCCTCGAACGCAACGAACGCTTCGCCGAACGCAACCGTGGTTTCTTCCGCGCCAAACGCCTCCTCGTCCTGAACGTCGTGTCCGCTCCCGGCTCGGGGAAGACCGAACTCATCGAGAAAACCGCCGTCGCCCTCCGCCCCGCCCTCCGGGTCGGCGCGATTGTCGGCGACCTCGCCACCGACCACGACGCCCAGCGTCTTCGGGCCGCCTCCGTTCCCGTCGTTCAGATCGCAACCGGCACCCTGTGCCACCTCGAAGCCGAAATGGTCGGCCGCGCCGCCGATTCCATGGATCTCGACGCCCTCGACCTGCTGGTGATCGAAAACGTCGGCAATCTGGTCTGTCCCGCTTCCTACGACCTTGGCGAGCACCTCCGCGTCGTGCTCCTCTCCGTCACCGAGGGCGAAGACAAGCCGCTCAAGTATCCCCCGCTCTTCCATTCCGCCCAGGCCGCCCTGATCACCAAGCTGGACCTCGCCGATGCGGTCGGGTTCGACCGGCAACTGGCCCGATCCAACCTCGAACGCGTCAGTCACCACGCCCAACGGTTCGAGGTGTCCGCCCGCACCGGCGCCGGCATGGATGCCTGGACCACCTACCTGGCTGAACAACACCGCGCCCTCCGCGGTTAG